One Dethiobacter alkaliphilus AHT 1 genomic window carries:
- the hisF gene encoding imidazole glycerol phosphate synthase subunit HisF: protein MSKVLIMPCLDIKDGRVVKGVHFVGLQDAGDPVESARAYCDAGADELAFLDITATIEGRKTMLETVKKVAAVTTVPFTVGGGIKSAADAEAVLAAGADRVSMSSAAFRNPALIDEAVKLFGREKVVVAIDVDKNAALPSGYEVYVDGGNTATGKDAIEWAKEAEARGASIILPTSKACDGAKTGYDLPLIRGIKEVVSAPVVASGGAGSKEHFLEAAQAGADILLAASVFHFGEIAVPDLKEYLAGQGIAVAK, encoded by the coding sequence ATGTCAAAGGTGCTGATTATGCCTTGTCTGGATATTAAGGACGGGCGTGTGGTTAAAGGTGTGCATTTTGTGGGGTTACAGGATGCCGGAGATCCGGTGGAGAGTGCGCGGGCGTATTGTGATGCCGGGGCGGATGAACTGGCCTTTTTGGATATTACCGCCACCATTGAAGGACGTAAAACCATGTTGGAAACGGTTAAGAAGGTGGCTGCTGTCACCACCGTTCCCTTTACCGTGGGAGGCGGGATCAAAAGTGCTGCCGATGCGGAAGCTGTGCTGGCGGCAGGAGCAGACCGCGTGTCCATGAGCAGCGCTGCTTTTCGCAATCCAGCACTCATAGATGAGGCGGTTAAACTCTTTGGCCGGGAAAAAGTGGTGGTGGCCATTGATGTGGACAAGAATGCGGCTTTGCCCTCCGGTTATGAAGTTTATGTGGACGGGGGCAATACCGCCACCGGCAAAGACGCCATAGAATGGGCCAAAGAAGCGGAAGCACGGGGAGCCTCTATCATCCTGCCCACCAGTAAAGCATGTGACGGTGCTAAAACCGGCTACGATCTGCCACTGATACGCGGCATTAAAGAAGTGGTCAGTGCGCCGGTGGTGGCTTCAGGCGGTGCCGGCAGCAAGGAACATTTCCTGGAAGCCGCCCAGGCGGGGGCTGATATCCTCCTGGCAGCTTCGGTTTTCCACTTCGGTGAAATTGCTGTCCCTGACTTAAAAGAGTATCTGGCGGGGCAGGGAATAGCAGTGGCAAAATAG
- a CDS encoding M50 family metallopeptidase, with product MRKKRSKDHILRKLMVSLIFLAIGFLAGFIVAGAGGYFQLPGYAPVLIFILTFFVSLVVHEMGHFISFVTDGVKMRALYLSAFLFITENGRWTLKFRPNSMTLIGGLVVPDVGVIEDEHNFQKMQKAYARAIIAGPVASIFLWLVSVIIIISFFLGSGSLSAAWLVYLGSLTVITLLIIVSSMFQTEAFVGDFPAYKLCKNDRFFAAMQLYQYVLLSSEPEKIRRQNTYLKEVLLNELAEKYGKREVHVFTLNIIDAFLVEYLVGETEELPPVVSDYITYLVDKPQVLSRLKNSEIALLLRAHIIRLLSAQENTKELALDFYQALKRDIEPVNPVKKYIIRQTEHVLGLADHGEYLQNKANIIISPAHDVLKNFPGYYMDELKLNHSTQH from the coding sequence TTGAGGAAAAAACGTAGTAAGGACCACATTCTTAGAAAATTAATGGTTAGCCTTATTTTTCTGGCCATAGGGTTTTTGGCGGGCTTTATTGTGGCCGGTGCAGGCGGATATTTCCAACTGCCCGGCTATGCCCCGGTTTTGATTTTTATCCTGACTTTTTTTGTTTCCCTGGTTGTGCATGAGATGGGCCATTTTATCAGCTTCGTAACTGACGGGGTTAAGATGCGTGCGCTATATTTATCTGCCTTTTTGTTTATTACGGAAAACGGCAGGTGGACCTTAAAGTTTCGTCCAAACAGTATGACTCTTATTGGTGGATTGGTTGTACCCGATGTGGGCGTAATTGAGGATGAGCATAACTTTCAAAAGATGCAAAAAGCCTACGCCAGGGCTATTATTGCCGGTCCCGTTGCTTCCATTTTTCTTTGGTTGGTTTCGGTGATTATCATAATTTCTTTTTTTCTGGGCAGCGGGAGTTTAAGTGCCGCATGGCTTGTTTATCTTGGCTCACTGACGGTAATTACTTTGTTAATCATAGTCAGCAGCATGTTTCAGACCGAGGCTTTTGTGGGCGATTTTCCGGCCTACAAGCTCTGCAAAAACGACCGCTTTTTTGCGGCCATGCAGTTGTATCAGTATGTGCTATTATCTTCCGAACCGGAAAAGATAAGGCGACAAAATACCTATCTGAAAGAAGTGCTGCTCAACGAGTTGGCGGAGAAATACGGAAAACGGGAGGTCCATGTTTTTACCCTGAATATAATTGATGCGTTCCTGGTGGAGTATTTGGTGGGTGAAACGGAAGAATTGCCGCCCGTGGTTTCGGACTATATTACCTATCTGGTTGACAAGCCACAGGTGCTGTCCAGGCTGAAAAATTCCGAAATTGCCCTGCTGCTCCGTGCTCACATTATCAGGCTGTTGTCTGCTCAGGAAAATACGAAGGAGCTTGCCCTGGATTTTTATCAGGCTTTAAAACGGGATATTGAGCCTGTAAATCCTGTAAAAAAGTATATAATCAGGCAAACAGAACATGTCCTGGGTCTGGCCGATCACGGTGAGTATCTGCAGAATAAGGCGAATATCATCATCTCACCGGCCCATGATGTGCTGAAAAATTTCCCTGGGTATTACATGGATGAACTGAAACTTAAT